In the genome of Segatella copri, one region contains:
- a CDS encoding serine/threonine protein kinase, whose protein sequence is MEQVSGFYFPPSGQTSFGFSEMEEISVGGFNILIRAKRDGKWWVLKALAPDVRHNEVFRSLLHKEYDILSKIQHPGVVYVEGIEEVDGYGECLVQEWIDGVTLDEWLSTPHARSQRRQVAHQLLEVMEYVHSQQVVHRDLKLSNIMVTRSGSVVKVIDFGLSDADYYAILKSPAGTEGYISPEQQQGGPTDVRNDIYSLGIILDKLQLGLSYRLSIGRCLCPLEARYPNVAALRHHILFLHRSLLALWIVLGVLLVGIAGGAIYNKVNQPDTIYDVVTQFKAGNFLCTSWGGGVVSVKAINQKDSCIEVPKTVTYQGMTYKVDEIEKNAFARHAVLKWLVFPDTRLHVMRGMITGSPHIQSICFRSAQPPVIGNAIWKIKITDVFEVPCFEKVKLLVPKGSLDAYRNSPWGKFRHIEEYE, encoded by the coding sequence ATGGAACAAGTTTCGGGATTCTATTTCCCTCCTTCTGGTCAGACTTCCTTCGGTTTCTCGGAAATGGAGGAAATTTCGGTTGGTGGCTTTAATATCCTCATTCGTGCCAAGCGTGATGGCAAATGGTGGGTATTGAAGGCGCTGGCACCCGATGTACGCCATAACGAAGTGTTCCGAAGTCTGTTGCATAAGGAGTATGATATCCTTTCCAAGATTCAGCATCCGGGCGTGGTTTACGTGGAGGGCATCGAAGAGGTGGATGGCTACGGAGAATGCCTGGTGCAGGAATGGATTGATGGCGTTACCCTGGATGAATGGCTCAGCACGCCGCATGCCCGGTCGCAGCGCAGGCAGGTGGCTCATCAGCTGCTCGAAGTGATGGAGTATGTGCATAGCCAGCAGGTGGTGCATCGCGACCTGAAACTCTCGAACATCATGGTTACGCGCAGCGGAAGCGTGGTGAAGGTGATTGATTTCGGATTGTCGGATGCCGATTACTATGCGATATTGAAGTCGCCTGCGGGCACCGAGGGATATATCTCGCCCGAACAGCAGCAGGGTGGTCCCACCGATGTGCGCAACGACATCTACAGTCTGGGTATCATCCTGGATAAGCTGCAGCTCGGCTTGTCCTACAGACTTTCCATCGGGCGTTGTCTCTGTCCCCTCGAAGCTCGCTATCCTAATGTAGCTGCCCTGCGTCATCACATCCTGTTTCTCCACCGCTCCCTGCTGGCACTTTGGATAGTTCTGGGGGTGCTGCTGGTGGGCATCGCCGGAGGTGCTATATATAATAAGGTGAATCAGCCCGATACCATCTATGATGTGGTAACCCAGTTCAAGGCAGGCAATTTCCTGTGTACTTCCTGGGGAGGCGGTGTTGTTTCGGTGAAGGCCATCAACCAGAAGGATTCCTGCATCGAGGTTCCCAAGACGGTGACTTATCAGGGCATGACCTATAAGGTGGATGAGATAGAGAAAAATGCCTTTGCCCGGCATGCCGTTCTGAAGTGGCTGGTATTCCCCGATACCCGGCTTCATGTGATGCGTGGCATGATTACCGGCAGTCCTCATATTCAGAGCATCTGTTTCCGCAGTGCCCAGCCGCCGGTCATCGGCAATGCCATCTGGAAAATCAAAATCACGGATGTATTCGAGGTTCCTTGCTTTGAAAAGGTAAAGCTGCTGGTTCCTAAGGGCAGCCTTGATGCCTATCGGAATTCTCCTTGGGGTAAGTTCAGGCATATTGAGGAATATGAATAA